In Persicobacter psychrovividus, a single genomic region encodes these proteins:
- a CDS encoding phospholipase D family protein: MELEFIGQGIEPGIGDTTGDVLLESFKKPGFTSFRAFVAFVSVSGITNLLDELNEFRKSGGKVKLFVGVDLHSTSKEALELLMDEGIETDIVYSPNNVIYHPKVYAFEGPDYSRVLVGSSNLTARGLFQSMEATVCVTVEKNKDREGDAFIQEVYDHYNKIIDGKHTSAKELSPELLDVLVANKVVLPEGENRAKQNKINKEYSKVPSGSNHELLKAFGKVKLSRPPKGYKKVIEKNEVEVGASEKVSINTEEIEIQTNSMWIETRKMTGGSMNQLDLSKKGKLKGVQIDGSISFFDVDPEDPNDTVNIDLELGGKNYKENPVQFRDGKKDNKNWRILLKGITDKGHKLTTISRNNLGYEGGFVNKILLFTRLQGNKYKLEILDKSDIEILKEHSTTWGFMGNETTGRAYGFT, translated from the coding sequence ATGGAGCTAGAATTTATTGGTCAAGGTATTGAACCAGGTATTGGCGATACAACTGGAGATGTATTATTAGAGTCGTTTAAGAAGCCAGGGTTTACATCATTTCGAGCATTTGTTGCTTTTGTTAGTGTCAGCGGAATAACTAATTTATTAGATGAACTGAATGAATTTCGAAAATCAGGAGGAAAAGTTAAGTTGTTCGTAGGCGTAGACCTACATAGCACTTCGAAAGAAGCGCTGGAACTTCTTATGGACGAGGGGATAGAAACAGATATTGTGTATTCTCCGAACAATGTAATTTACCATCCAAAAGTCTATGCATTTGAAGGGCCTGATTATTCTCGAGTATTAGTAGGTTCTTCTAATCTCACCGCAAGAGGGCTGTTTCAAAGCATGGAAGCTACAGTGTGTGTAACTGTAGAAAAGAATAAAGATCGCGAGGGGGATGCATTCATTCAAGAAGTTTATGATCACTACAATAAAATAATTGATGGTAAACACACTTCAGCTAAAGAGCTTTCACCTGAGCTTCTGGATGTACTGGTTGCTAATAAGGTAGTCCTTCCAGAGGGCGAAAATCGAGCAAAGCAGAACAAGATTAATAAAGAATATTCTAAGGTTCCTTCCGGTTCCAATCATGAATTGCTAAAGGCTTTTGGCAAGGTTAAGCTTAGTAGACCACCTAAAGGCTATAAGAAAGTAATTGAGAAAAATGAAGTCGAAGTAGGAGCTAGTGAGAAGGTGTCTATTAATACTGAAGAAATTGAAATTCAAACGAATTCAATGTGGATTGAGACTAGAAAGATGACAGGAGGTTCAATGAACCAACTTGATCTTTCAAAAAAAGGCAAATTAAAAGGTGTACAAATAGATGGAAGTATTAGCTTCTTTGATGTTGACCCTGAGGACCCAAATGATACGGTTAATATAGATTTAGAATTAGGAGGTAAAAACTATAAAGAGAATCCCGTTCAATTTAGAGATGGTAAAAAAGATAATAAGAATTGGAGGATACTACTTAAAGGAATAACTGATAAAGGTCATAAGTTAACCACAATATCCAGAAATAACCTTGGTTATGAAGGAGGGTTTGTAAATAAAATACTTCTATTCACTCGTCTCCAGGGAAACAAATACAAATTAGAAATATTAGACAAAAGTGACATTGAAATCTTGAAAGAGCACTCAACTACTTGGGGCTTTATGGGCAATGAGACTACTGGTAGGGCGTATGGGTTTACCTGA